GGCCCAAAGCAGCTTTGGCAGCCTGAACCTGGGGGGCGGCTCCAGCTCCCACTGGAAAAAAGGGCCCCATTTTGCGCTCGGAATTGAATATCACCTTGTCAGAATAACCTCTTTTCAGCTCCTGGCCGAATATTCCGATTTCGGTTTTGATTATAAAGGATATGATCAAAATTCCGTACCCGGCAATCCGGTAAGCAGAATTGTAGACCTGATGGCTAACGCTAAACTGAATTTCGGAGGAGTGTATCTTCTGGCAGGACTTGGTTGCTCTTATAATCACAATAATGAGGTCATCTGGATTCATGAGACGCCACCTTCTGTTGAACCGCCTTCGAAAATGGGAGAGGTCATGATTCATGCCCAAAATACATTGCGTTTTGCCGGACAACTGGGAATAGGCCTCGATATCCCTTTAAGCCGGAATATAAGCATTGTGGCGGAGTATGCTTTAAGGTTCCGGGAAGATGCAGGCACTGCAGCCTTGGCAGGAATGAAATTTCTTCTCTGATAATAATAAAAAACCGCCTCTTAGCTCAGAGGCGGCTTTCATTAATTTAATAGCAGGGTCAATTTATCCGTTCTTTAAGGATACGGTTACAATAACAGATGAAACTGCCATGCACTTGTCCGTCGTGGTTTCAAGAATATCAAGAATCTCTTTCTTCTTAATGAGTTCTATGGCGTTCTTCTCTTCCTTGAAAAGATTTGTTACAGCCTCACGGTATATGGCATCGGCTTCTTCCTCAAGTGCGCTTACACGCTTCAGATCCTCGGTAACTTTGACCTTGTTATCCACAATTGACTTATAAAGCTCATTAATCTGTGTGGCTGCAATTTCCAGAAGCTTTTCCGCAACCGGAAGAGGAGTTTTCAGATCATAAACTGTAACCCTCGTAACAGCAGCATAAATCGTGTCGCTGATGCTTTCCAGAGTTTTTATAAGTTTGTATATATCCTCCCGGTCAAAGGGCGTAAGAAAGCTCTTATCCAGCTTTTTGTAAACCTTGTGCGAGATCTCGTCGCATCTTCTTTCCAGGAACTTCATTTTGAGGGATATTTCATCGTCGTATTTACCCTCACAAAAAAAATCATTTGAAAGTGCAGCCATTTCGCTGATAGTCTTAATCATGCTGCTGAAATCATCAAAATACTTGTCCTCTTTAGGTGTTAAGCCTTTGAGCATAATTCTCCATAAAAGATTAAAATTCACACCCCAAAATAACAAATAAAAAATAAAAAAAGAGGGAAAAGAAATTGCGTCCGAAGTTCAGCCTCAGACGGTTGATGGAAGTCCGGTATTTTGCTGATGCAAAAAGTGCTGCGAAATATTTTCTGCTTCGACCGCCTGAAACGCTTAAAATATGCCGAATTCGCGGTTTAGGGCATAAAATTTGGGATATGGAAATAATTTACATTTGGTAAATAATTGCTAATATTTGCCGTTACGGAAATTGAAGAAAATATATTCATCATTAAGAAAAAGGAACAGACAGTATGAAAATAAACGCTACAATGTTAAAAATGAATAACGCATTCTTTATAATTACTTTCTCAATATGCGTCCTTTGCAGTTCTTATTTATATTCACGTCCAACCGGCATTAGCGGATATACACTGAAAACCAATTCTTCCGGCTGCGCGGGCTGCCATGGCAGTGCAAGCAGCCAGGTCAGTGTCGTTATTAACGGTCCGGCAACTCTTAAAACAGGCGAGACAGGCAATTATACTGTTACCATCACCGGAGGCTCAGGAACAGGCGTCGGAACCGATATAGCCGCATCAAACGGAACACTTGCAAACTCCGATGCTAACCTTAAAATCTTAAACGGTGAGCTCACACAGCCTTCGGCAAAAACTTTTTCGGGCGGAAAGTATGTCTTCAGCTTTCAGTATACAGCCCCATCACAGGCCGGAACACAAACTTTATATGCCTGCGGAGTAAGCACAAAGCCGCAGTGGAACTTTGCTCCCAATTTCAGCGTGAATGTCCAGTCCGCTACAAGCGGCGTTAAGGAAAACGGGCAGATAGTTGCAGCTTATTCACTCAATCAGAACTATCCCAATCCCTTTAATCCTGCTACTGTCATCAGCTACTCGCTTCCAAAACAGAGCAGCGTAAAGCTTATCGTTTTTAACTCAATCGGACAGGAAGTAAAAACCCTTTTCAGCGGCATTCAGGCGGCTGGAAATCATTCCGTTAATTTCAATGCCGCGGAGCTTTCTTCCGGAATATATTTCTATTCAATTGAAGCTAAATCGGAAACAGGTAACGAAACCTTCAAATCCGTAAGAAAAATGGCTTTCCTCAAGTAAATACATTTCTATCCGGGGCAGGAATCTTCCTGCCCCCTGAAATAAATCACCGGTTATGTCTTTATCCATTGAATTCCAGTCTGTTACTTTTTATTTCATAATAGTAGGTCTAATAAAAAGGAACAGTAAGTGAAGGTACGCGATATCAGCAGACGCATGATCGGCCGTGCGGCAGTTATAATTGAGGCAGACGACTTTCCGGTCTATAACGGAATGCTCGGCTGGATCGAGGAGGATGTTAAATACGGACTTGTCTTTAACCCCGCTGTAAACAGAATGCCGAACAACGGGAAATCCATGCTTTCTATTCCCCTCAAGCCTGATGATCTTATAGAATTTGTGGATTGATATTATAATTATGTTTCGATTCCCGGTTATTCCTCATCTGGTTCAGACTTCAAAAGGTGGCAAAATTACACCCAAAGTCCTGTTTGACTGTATATTTTCCCGGAATTGTTTGTAGCTCAAACAGGTCACTCCTTAATCCCATATCATTAAAATGGGCCGATTTTGCAATTTCACGTAGGCACGGAATATGTTTAATTACTGTTGAATAATTACGGTAAGTAGTTATGAAAACACTATTTCTTTTCCTGGCTTTGTGCCTCGCGCTTTCAGGCTGCAACAATCTGAACAGCGACGTTAACCCGCTCGCCCCGGGAACGGATAAAACTGACTACAATTATACTATACCGAGCGACATGTATTATTATCCAGACGAATTCTGGATCTCAAAGAATCATGCCGTCACAATTTCAGGAATGGAGATGTCCGTAATGTTCTTTTATCTGACTGAAGAACCCGACAGTAGCTATAATGTAACTCTCTGGATTGCATACGAAGGCGGACGCATGGGCGACGAAATGGTGGAATTTAATACTAAGGATACTCCTTATCCCTATGCACTTGAGCTCAGGAAAGATACATACCTGGAATTTAGTGAACTCCAGATCAAAAGAAACAAAGCAAAAGTTAAGATAAGATTCATTTACACTCCGCCTGAGCTATGTAATCCCTTGTAATTATTTCGTATATTGATCTGAAGATTTTACTTTCCGGATAAAAATTGATAATCGAGGGGTCTGTAATGAAAAGTCTTTTCCTGTTTCTAATTTCTTTCCTGTTTCTGCAGGGAAATTTATACCCGCAAAAGAATAAAATAAACTCTTTCCATCCTGATACATTGCGCGCGCTTTCACTGTCTCAAAATTATCCCGACCCGTTTAACTCATCAACAACAATCAACTTTTCAGTTAAACAGGACGGAATGGTCAGGCTTTCAGTCTATAATATCCTGGGTAGCAGGGTGGCAGTCATACTGGATGCATACAAGCCCGCAGGCGACTATTCAGTTAGATATAACGGAGATAAACTGCCCGGCGGCGTCTATTTCTATAAACTTGAATCGGGTGGACGCATCCTTACAAAAAAGTTCATCCTCCTGAAGTGAACAAAAGAGGCAGACACGCTCTGCCTCTGTTAAAATATTCAACAATCATCTCTTAACGTTGAACGTCAAACCCCTGCAAAGCCGTCCTACATCTTTAAATATGAAGTTATTCCATCCCTGTACGGAGTAGGCTTAATCTTAAAGCGCCCTTCAAACTTCCTGCTGTCAAAAAGGTAATCGTACTCATTCTGATATAACATCTCAAGAGTTTCCCTTATTACCGGGTTAAAAACTCCTGCCAGCTGCATCTGCCATTTTTTAAGAACTGTATACTTTGGACTCACTTCCAGGAAATCAGCCGCCATTTTAATATAACCCTCTCCCGTTAATACGTCCATATCCGATGGCGCGTGCCACGTCTGATTAAAAGCATCAGGCGTATTCCCAATTAATGCCATGGCTTTTGCTGCATCAGGAGTATAAGTGTAAGTATGAAGCCTGTGGGCGTCAATTAGCCAATTTGCCTTTTGGCCCACCTTCATCCTGTCCAGAACCAGCATGTTCAGTACAGAACCCCTGTTGTCAGGTCCATAGAAATCAGCCGCCCTTAGAATTGCAGCTGTAACCTCTTTCTTTTTGTATGCGTCTATAAGTCTCGAGGCTGTTTTTGCGCGTACCTCGCCTTTTTTGCTGACCGGGTTAAACGGTGTCTCTTCTGTCATCCAGCCTTCAACACGCCCGTACATATACACGTTATCAAGAAATACAAGCTTCGAATTGTGTTCACTGCATGCCGTAATTACATTATTCATCACCTCAAGCCATTCCTTCTGCCATACTTGAGTGTCGTACTTCAGTCCTGCGGTGAGGTACACAACGTCGGAGCCTTTTACAGCTTCCATTGTCTGCTTCAGGTCCCTAAGGTCCGCCTGGAAAAGCTCATCCGATGAATTTACTTTTATCGGGTGCCTCCCGGAAAGCCGGACTTTATCGGTATACTTCGGAAGTTCCTTTGCAAGAGGAATTCCAATTGCCCCGCCTGCACCTAGAATTGTCTGCATTCATGCCTCACTTTCGTTAAAGGAAAAAATGAATAAACTATGAATATATAATAAATAACAGTTCTTTCGATAATGAAATAACACTTATGAGATTAATAAAAATATATTTTAAACTCAAATTATTTTATCATTTGTCGACTATATATTTGCGTTTCGGGAACATTTATTTCATTGAACTGATTATATTATATGAAAAATAGTAACAGAAAAACTTTTTCTGTAAAATCAATTTTAATTGTTATTTATGCAGTTGTAATATACTGGGCTGTATTTGCAGCCTTGCATGAACTGTTTTCCGTTCCTCCTTTCCCATTAACCATCCTTCCGATGGTTGCTTCCTCCTGGTTCTGGGGAATAAAACGCGGCCTGTTATCCGGGACTTTCATCATATTAAGCAGCCTCTTTTTTATAATAATATTTAATCTCCACCGCAATAATCCTCTTACGGTGATTCTTGTTATTGTGATTTCCTTTATACTTGGATCTGCTGCCGGATGGGTCAGAAAGCTTTATGAAAGGGAAA
The window above is part of the Ignavibacteria bacterium genome. Proteins encoded here:
- a CDS encoding NAD-dependent epimerase/dehydratase family protein; translated protein: MQTILGAGGAIGIPLAKELPKYTDKVRLSGRHPIKVNSSDELFQADLRDLKQTMEAVKGSDVVYLTAGLKYDTQVWQKEWLEVMNNVITACSEHNSKLVFLDNVYMYGRVEGWMTEETPFNPVSKKGEVRAKTASRLIDAYKKKEVTAAILRAADFYGPDNRGSVLNMLVLDRMKVGQKANWLIDAHRLHTYTYTPDAAKAMALIGNTPDAFNQTWHAPSDMDVLTGEGYIKMAADFLEVSPKYTVLKKWQMQLAGVFNPVIRETLEMLYQNEYDYLFDSRKFEGRFKIKPTPYRDGITSYLKM
- a CDS encoding T9SS type A sorting domain-containing protein translates to MKINATMLKMNNAFFIITFSICVLCSSYLYSRPTGISGYTLKTNSSGCAGCHGSASSQVSVVINGPATLKTGETGNYTVTITGGSGTGVGTDIAASNGTLANSDANLKILNGELTQPSAKTFSGGKYVFSFQYTAPSQAGTQTLYACGVSTKPQWNFAPNFSVNVQSATSGVKENGQIVAAYSLNQNYPNPFNPATVISYSLPKQSSVKLIVFNSIGQEVKTLFSGIQAAGNHSVNFNAAELSSGIYFYSIEAKSETGNETFKSVRKMAFLK
- a CDS encoding porin family protein; the encoded protein is MLKKFFMIILFSAGIISAQEQGEFYLLAKAGVAQSSFGSLNLGGGSSSHWKKGPHFALGIEYHLVRITSFQLLAEYSDFGFDYKGYDQNSVPGNPVSRIVDLMANAKLNFGGVYLLAGLGCSYNHNNEVIWIHETPPSVEPPSKMGEVMIHAQNTLRFAGQLGIGLDIPLSRNISIVAEYALRFREDAGTAALAGMKFLL
- a CDS encoding DUF47 family protein: MLKGLTPKEDKYFDDFSSMIKTISEMAALSNDFFCEGKYDDEISLKMKFLERRCDEISHKVYKKLDKSFLTPFDREDIYKLIKTLESISDTIYAAVTRVTVYDLKTPLPVAEKLLEIAATQINELYKSIVDNKVKVTEDLKRVSALEEEADAIYREAVTNLFKEEKNAIELIKKKEILDILETTTDKCMAVSSVIVTVSLKNG
- a CDS encoding T9SS type A sorting domain-containing protein, encoding MKSLFLFLISFLFLQGNLYPQKNKINSFHPDTLRALSLSQNYPDPFNSSTTINFSVKQDGMVRLSVYNILGSRVAVILDAYKPAGDYSVRYNGDKLPGGVYFYKLESGGRILTKKFILLK